The nucleotide window CTCCAGCCGGTTTACATTTCTACAGCTATCGCTGCTGCAACTGGTGCTGCTGGGAAAAAAGATGAGCATAAAATGATGGCCATTGTATTGGGAGGAATCGGTATTGCCACCGTGACTACCGTACCCTTTGCCACTTATATGGCAGACCTGTTCAGGAATTGGCAGGCATCGTTTGCGGTACAGAGTATGGTTAGTCTGACAGCCCTGACCTGTATACTGACTATGCTGCCTTCCATGCCTGTGGCGGAAAGGAAGCCGCTGGGAAATCAATTGCTGATTCTTCAAAAGCCGGCGTTCATCATCAGTGCAGTGATGGTATTCCTGATGAATGCGGCCATGTTCACCACCTATTCCTATTTTGCAGATTACCTTGGTAAAGTAAACGGTATGAGTGCCGGCATCATCAGCGGCATGTTGTTATTGTTTGGTGTGATGGGTGTATTGGGCAATTTTACCGCAGGTAAAACAATGGGGAAAAGCCTTACCGGAACAACGGTTGTCTTTTTGGGAGGACTAACGCTGACGGCTGTAGGTATCTATCATTCCGGTCCTTTATCTTTAAGCACGGTATTGCTGATAGCGCTGTGGGGCTTCCTGCATACACCTTGTTTTCTCACCGGACAAGCCTATATGATTGCTTTTGCCCGGGAGGCGCCGGAGTTTGCCAATAGCCTTTCTATTTCATTTGGCAACCTGGGTATATCATCGGGAACATTGGTGGGAGGATGGGTCATCAGCCGATATGGTGTGAGCTGTACTCCCTGGGCTATGTGTATGTTTGGTGTGGCCGCTTTGGTCCTGGTGTTGCTTCAAACCATTTATGAAAAAAGCAGAAAACCAGTAGTATGTCCGGACTGACATCTTCTGCCTTAATAGTTGAAACGTCGCATGAATCACTGCATTCATGCGGCGTTATCGGTTGCGTTGATGCCAGGTCACAGGGGTTTCTCTCGGAGTGGCTGTAAAAGCCATGATGATCAGCAGACAGGCAACGACTAACAGTCCCGCCTGTACGTAGTTGTATTTAAAGATTGCCTTTGCCATATTACTTTATTATTCCCGGCGCTGACAGGCTGTTCTCTGCACTACACAAAACGACAAAGGGCATACTCAGATGCCCTTTGTCATATTAACCAGTAAGCGCTAATACAATGGATAAATAATTACTCTTTTATTCCATAGGTAGATGACTGCATCCTCCATATGGAATTATGTAATAACCTTTTAATGGCGGAAGGAGTTACGGCAACCTTATCCATTTTACCAGCGCATTATGTTTGCTTGCCCTTTGCGGGGGCACATCCACATTTATCACCCCGATTACTTTATAATATCAGGTGATTTCCTTGCGGAAGTGTTTCCAATGTATTGTACACAAGGGTAAGCGCACTCCCGTCAAATGACATTTAATAATTAGCTACACTACTAGGTATAGGTATAGGAATAGGTATAGTCTAGCTTCAGCACTTAATTCTCCTGATATGTAATAAACGGCTTTCACCTGCAGGTTTATGAGTCGTTTTATTCATTGTCAAGTAGTTAAATGCTTATGGGCAGCAAGATATATGTAGTTTTTGAATGAAAAAACCTCCATTTTACATCTGCGTCAAAAACTAGATAAACTGCATTCAAAATGGCAATTTTCGACATATGTCCATTCATTTATATGTTTATTCGTATATTTATCCGGCAATACTGGTATCCCGCTTGCATAAAAGTAGCACGACGGTCCGTATTATTAACTAATCTATGCTCCTATATCGCCATTTAAATACTTGTTTGCTGACTATACGACT belongs to Chitinophaga sp. HK235 and includes:
- a CDS encoding MFS transporter, whose amino-acid sequence is MKRKIAYIGCLGMLGVITTEFGVIGILPQLAQYYAISIDKAGLLLSAFAMVIALAGPFMTLFMSGFNRKKIMALSLSLFLVSGIISLLSPPFWLLLVARMLPAFLQPVYISTAIAAATGAAGKKDEHKMMAIVLGGIGIATVTTVPFATYMADLFRNWQASFAVQSMVSLTALTCILTMLPSMPVAERKPLGNQLLILQKPAFIISAVMVFLMNAAMFTTYSYFADYLGKVNGMSAGIISGMLLLFGVMGVLGNFTAGKTMGKSLTGTTVVFLGGLTLTAVGIYHSGPLSLSTVLLIALWGFLHTPCFLTGQAYMIAFAREAPEFANSLSISFGNLGISSGTLVGGWVISRYGVSCTPWAMCMFGVAALVLVLLQTIYEKSRKPVVCPD